A genomic segment from Micromonospora echinaurantiaca encodes:
- a CDS encoding response regulator transcription factor: protein MIRVLIADDQDLVRLGLRALVESEDDLALAGEAADGLRAVELARRERPDVVLMDVRMPGVDGIEATRRIVADPGLAATRVVVLTTFELDEYVFDALRHGASGFLTKDTRPAELLRAIRLVAAGEALLSPSVTRRVVREFAARPARVPRPHPRLDTLTDREREVVGLVGEGLSNAEIADRLVVSPATARTHVSRAMVKLGARDRAQLVVYAYQSGLVEL, encoded by the coding sequence GTGATCCGGGTGCTGATCGCCGACGACCAGGACCTGGTCCGGCTCGGGCTGCGCGCGTTGGTGGAGAGCGAGGACGACCTGGCGCTGGCCGGCGAGGCAGCGGACGGGCTGCGGGCGGTGGAGCTGGCCCGGCGGGAACGACCGGACGTGGTGCTGATGGACGTCCGGATGCCGGGCGTGGACGGCATCGAGGCCACCCGGCGGATCGTCGCCGACCCCGGGCTCGCCGCCACCCGGGTGGTGGTGCTGACCACCTTCGAGCTGGACGAGTACGTCTTCGACGCGCTCCGGCACGGGGCGAGTGGCTTCCTCACCAAGGACACCCGGCCGGCCGAGCTGCTGCGGGCGATCCGGCTGGTGGCGGCCGGCGAGGCGCTGCTCTCGCCGTCGGTGACCCGGCGGGTGGTGCGCGAGTTCGCCGCCCGGCCGGCCCGGGTGCCCCGGCCGCATCCCCGGCTCGACACGCTCACCGACCGGGAGCGGGAGGTGGTCGGGCTGGTCGGCGAGGGGCTCAGCAACGCGGAGATCGCCGACCGGTTGGTGGTCAGCCCGGCGACCGCGCGTACCCACGTCAGCCGGGCGATGGTCAAGCTCGGCGCCCGGGACCGCGCCCAGCTCGTGGTCTACGCCTACCAGTCCGGCCTGGTCGAGCTCTGA
- a CDS encoding sensor histidine kinase produces MRERQRDNRWQLATDALLALALLVFGLLATPLAGANQPGSVPVDAGCRALLTVAALALVARRLAPLATLAVVTVATSAYLVLGYPYGPVLLAFLVAVYTAAVRLPVRRAGVAVGSALAVLLVHAFWSRGPEPGWFGILPASAWVVVPFALGVAVRVNRESAARGRAEAARRQADEERLRIAQEVHDVVGHGLAAISMQAEVALHLLGKRPEQAEIALTAISRTSREALDELRVTLGAVRRGGGREPVPGLARLDALRERLADAGLAVTLRVTGEPRELPGAVDLAAYRVVQEALTNVLRHAGVAEAEATVGYGGDALTVEVLDRGVGGGGGVGHGLAGMRERVTALGGELAAGPRPDGGFRVAARLPVEPVR; encoded by the coding sequence ATGCGGGAGCGGCAGCGGGACAACCGGTGGCAGCTGGCCACCGACGCCCTCCTGGCCCTGGCGCTGCTGGTGTTCGGGCTGCTCGCCACCCCGCTGGCCGGCGCCAACCAGCCCGGCTCGGTGCCGGTCGACGCCGGCTGCCGGGCCCTGCTGACGGTGGCGGCGCTGGCCCTGGTGGCGCGCCGGCTCGCCCCGCTGGCCACGCTCGCCGTGGTCACCGTGGCGACCTCGGCCTACCTGGTGCTCGGCTATCCGTACGGGCCGGTGCTGCTCGCCTTCCTGGTCGCCGTCTACACCGCGGCGGTGCGGCTGCCGGTGCGCCGGGCCGGGGTGGCGGTCGGGTCGGCGCTGGCGGTGCTGCTGGTGCACGCGTTCTGGTCTCGGGGGCCGGAGCCGGGCTGGTTCGGGATCCTGCCCGCCTCGGCCTGGGTGGTCGTACCGTTCGCGCTGGGGGTCGCCGTGCGGGTCAACCGGGAGAGCGCGGCCCGTGGCCGGGCCGAGGCGGCCCGGCGGCAGGCCGACGAGGAGCGGCTGCGGATCGCGCAGGAGGTGCACGACGTGGTGGGGCACGGCCTGGCGGCGATCAGCATGCAGGCGGAGGTCGCCCTGCACCTGCTCGGCAAGCGTCCGGAGCAGGCCGAGATCGCGCTCACCGCGATCAGCCGCACCAGCCGGGAGGCGCTCGACGAGCTGCGGGTCACCCTCGGCGCGGTGCGCCGGGGCGGCGGCCGGGAGCCGGTGCCCGGGCTGGCCCGGCTGGACGCGCTGCGCGAACGGCTGGCCGACGCCGGGCTCGCCGTGACGCTGCGGGTCACCGGCGAGCCCCGCGAGCTGCCGGGGGCGGTGGACCTGGCCGCGTACCGGGTGGTGCAGGAGGCGCTGACCAACGTGCTGCGGCACGCCGGGGTGGCCGAGGCGGAGGCGACGGTCGGCTACGGCGGGGACGCGCTCACCGTGGAGGTGCTCGACCGGGGGGTGGGCGGCGGTGGGGGAGTGGGGCACGGCCTGGCCGGCATGCGGGAGCGGGTTACCGCGCTCGGCGGCGAGCTGGCCGCCGGCCCGCGTCCGGATGGCGGGTTCCGGGTCGCGGCCCGGCTGCCGGTGGAGCCGGTCCGGTGA